Below is a window of Sulfurisphaera ohwakuensis DNA.
CGTTAACAAAGCTTGAATCAAAGTCTTTTATATTCCTAAAACTTACTCTGCCTACATATTTTCCGTAAAAGTTAGGATTTACGTATAATACGAAAGAACGAATAATTTTATCTTCTATGAGCTTATTAAAACGATAATTTAGAGAAGTAGCTGATAATTTAACCTCGTCAGCAATTTTTCTTTGTGAAATTCTTCCATCTTTGAAGAGGGATAATAAGATCTTCTTATCTACGCTATCCATCAGTTATTAGTTTGAAACCTTATTTATATTTTTTTGGTAGAAAGTATTTTACGGTAAAAATGAACTATTGTGATAGTTACTTAGAAAAAATTTCTGAATTTAGCAGTTCAAGGATACTTAATTAAGTATTCTTTTTAATTGAATTCTTTTTCCTAAAATCATTTATTAAAAATCCTATCATTATAGTCAATAATACACTTCCTACTATGGTTAATGGTTCTAGATTTATAGCAATACCGACCATTATCATAGCTATTGCTAACTGCATAGGGCCGTACTTAATCATTGTTTTAAAAATATCATCCATACGAAATAATAAGATTATGAAAATAAAAACTTTCTTTTCATTTATTTTTATTCTCTCCTTCTCCTACTTAGCCTATAGTCTGCAGTCCCCTTAGTGACTATTTCTATTAATAAAGCCTCCTTATCTTTCTTCCTTAATATTCTTCCTAATCTTTGAAGAAATTGCCTTTTAGTACCGTAACCACCCATTACAATAGCTAACGTTGCATCTGGCACGTCTACTCCTTCATCAAAAACTGTAGATGCAACAATAACCCTATATTCTCCATCTCTAAATTTTTGTAAAATTTCCTCTCTTTCGTCTTTATCAGTCTTATACGTTACAACTGGTATTAGAAAAGTCTTCGAAATTCTATATGCCATCTGAGTATCTCTAGTAAATACTATTATTTTCTCATTTTTATATTCCTGTAAAATTTCCCTTAGCTTCTCTATTTTAGATTGTGAGTTTACCGCAATATTAAGTGATTCATGCCATGCTAGTAAAGCTTCCCTAGCTTCCTTATCTTTTGCAGCTAGTTTAACTAATCTATGGAAATCATCTAAGTTTTGTAACTTCAATCCCCTAGAACTTAGAAAATCCTTCAACTTCTTTCGTAGTTCATCATATCTTTTCTTTTCCTCGTCAGTTAAAGAAACATATAACTTTTTAATTTTATATTTCGCAATATACTTCCCTGCTAGCTCTTCTACGGTCTTCCTATAAACTATTGGTCCTACAAGTACTGGATAAAGTTCATGTTTTCCGTCATCTCTTTCTGGTGTTGCTGTTAGTCCTAGTCTATATGGAGAAGCAAAAAGTTGAGCCATTATTGAGTATCCTTCTGAGGGTAAATGATGCACTTCGTCAAATATTAACAAGGGAAACTTATTCCCTAACTCTTCAGCTCTTGTATATGCAGAATCATAAGTTATAACTGTTATACCTTTTAGCGAGTCTTCCCCTCCTCCAATAATTCCAGGATCAAAGTCTAGGTATTTATTTATTCTCTCTTTCCATTGAGTTATTAGGTCTATTGTAGGAACCACTATTAGAGTAGCTACCTTCATGATTGAGACTATCTTTAATGCCACTTGCGTTTTACCAGCTCCAGTAGGAAGAACTATAATTCCTCTTTTTTCCTTTAACCAGGCTCTTGCAGCCTCAGCTTGATAATCTCTTAGCTCAATTCTATCTTTAATTAATGGAAAAGGTAAGGAGTCTATTACATCCTCTTCAACTTCTATTCCTTTCTCAAGGAAATATTTTCTGACATCCCTATACTTGAAGGCTAATGCGGAATAAGCCTTTAGCTCATCACTCCATTTTAACCCAGGAGCGTATGCATCAGAAAGTATTAACCCTTTAAAGTACCTTAAGTATACCACATCATAGTTTTAATATTTCTTCTTAATATAATTTAGTGTGTTACCGTGGGAATTAGCAAGATTTTCCATAATTAAAGATGAAGTGTTACCTCATTTTGCTACTAATGAGGATTTAGATTTGGCTAATGAGATAATTTCTTTGTTTAAAGCTGGTAAAAAATTAGGGGAAATTGATGAAGAGGTTGAGTATTTAGAAAAGATTTATGACCATAAACTTGTTAGAGCTTTTGTTAAACTATTAACTAGACTTTGCGAGTTTGAGTTAGATTCACCTATACCTCCAATTCAAATTAGAAGAGAGTTATTCAAGTATGGCCCAGTACTCGACGAGAAAGAAAGGGAAGAAATTATTCAAAAAGTTAGCAAAAATCTAGGAGCTGATGTAATGCGTTTTGTTTTTTCTGATTTGGATGAGGAAAAGAAGATAATAAAAGCGCCAACTATCTCCGCTGAGGATTTAATTAGATGGTATAAT
It encodes the following:
- a CDS encoding DEAD/DEAH box helicase, whose protein sequence is MVYLRYFKGLILSDAYAPGLKWSDELKAYSALAFKYRDVRKYFLEKGIEVEEDVIDSLPFPLIKDRIELRDYQAEAARAWLKEKRGIIVLPTGAGKTQVALKIVSIMKVATLIVVPTIDLITQWKERINKYLDFDPGIIGGGEDSLKGITVITYDSAYTRAEELGNKFPLLIFDEVHHLPSEGYSIMAQLFASPYRLGLTATPERDDGKHELYPVLVGPIVYRKTVEELAGKYIAKYKIKKLYVSLTDEEKKRYDELRKKLKDFLSSRGLKLQNLDDFHRLVKLAAKDKEAREALLAWHESLNIAVNSQSKIEKLREILQEYKNEKIIVFTRDTQMAYRISKTFLIPVVTYKTDKDEREEILQKFRDGEYRVIVASTVFDEGVDVPDATLAIVMGGYGTKRQFLQRLGRILRKKDKEALLIEIVTKGTADYRLSRRRRE